The window GTCCGGACCTTCGTCGCCGACCCACGGCAACCTGTCGCCGGCGCGCAGACGGCCGGCGCGCCCCCTGCTAAGCGGGCTGTCGGGATAGGCGATACGGATTTGCGAGATCGTCCGAAACAGCGTCCGGCGACCTCTTGCTGTCCTGACCACCAGTCGAACAAGCGCCGGCATCATCCATTGCCGGGCCAGTCGTCCGGGCAGGCCGCCGGCGATCAGGGGGCGAAAGGCTGTGTCGGTCGTGCCGACCAGCTTGCGGGCGAAGGCGATGCGTTCGGGCTCATAGCTGTCCAGCAGGGTAGGCCCGGCGCGGCCCTGCGCGACCATCGCCAGTTGCCAGCCGAGATTGATCGCATCGCCGATGCCGGTGTTCATGCCTTGACCGCCGACCGGCGAATGGACGTGTCCGGCATCCCCCAGCAGAAAGGCGCGGCCGATCTGAAAGCGGTCGGCGACGCGGTGATGCACGTGATAGGCCGAGAACCAGTTTACCTGCGCCACCTTCATTCCGATCAGTCGCTCGACGCGCGGCTGGATATCAGCGAAATCCACATTCTCGCGCAGGGCCAGATCCGGTGGCAGCAGCCCGATCAGCCGTTGCGTGCCACCATCGCGAAGGGGCAGCACCAGCGCCAGCAACCTGCCACCCAAGGTCATGGTCACATCCGAGGGGAAGCGTTCGTCCAACAGGACATCGGCGACATAAAAGGGCTGCGGGTAGGTGCCGCCCTCGAAGCCGATCCCGAGGCTTCGGCGCATCTGGCTATGGGCACCGTCGCACCCTGCGGCCCAATCGAAACGCGCCTCGGAAGGGCCGTCCGGTCCTTCGATCAATGCGGTAATGCCCGCCTCGTTCTGCGTCACCTCTGCCAATCGGGTGTTCCATTCGACCGCTCCGCCAGCAGTCTGAAGATGGCGCAGCAAGGCGGTTTCATGCTGGTCCTGCGGCAGCGCCAGCATGAAGGGAAAGGGCGAAAGGCCTTGGCCGAAATCACCCAGCCTGAAGTTCGCGATGCCGCGGATCGGCCCATCGCTTTCGGCGCGGCGCAAGGCGACCGTGTCAACCTTGATCCCTTTCGCGATGATGTCTTGGGCGATGCCCATTTGCGTGTAGAGTTCGAGAATACGGGCGTGAATGTTCATCGCGCGCGATTGCTGACCCGGCCCCGAATTCTTGTCGATCAGGCTGAAGGGCACACCGTGCCGCGCAGGGACCAGCGCAAGCGCCAGTCCTGTCGGGCCAGCTCCCGCGATCAGGATCTTCGAATTGCTGTGTGCCGTCATGCGCTGGCCCTTCGCTTCGCAGCGGTCGTCAACAAAGCATTGCGCGCAACGACACGGTTATCAACAATAGACGCAACAGGCTCCACAGGGGGAACGCAATGACCATTCTAGCCATTGATCAAGGCACCACATCCTCGCGCGCGCTGGTCTTTTCGGATGACCTGAAGGTGCAGGCGACCGCGCAGCAGGAATTCCCGCAGCACTTTCCCAAATCGGGCTGGGTCGAGCATGACCCCGACGATATCTGGACCACGGTGGCCGCGACCGCGCGCGGGGCCATCGAAAAGGCCGGCAACCCGCGGATCGATGCAATCGGCATAACCAATCAGCGCGAGACGACGCTGATCTGGGACCGCAAGACCGGGCAGCCCATCCACAACGCGATCGTCTGGCAGGATCGCCGCACCGCCGATCTGTGCGCGCGACTGAAGGACGAAGGTCACGAGCCTGCGGTGACCCAGACCACCGGGTTGCTGCTGGACCCCTATTTCAGCGCGACCAAGATCGGCTGGATACTTGATCAGGTCGAAGGCGCCCGCGAGCGGGCCAAGCGCGGCGAACTGGCCTTTGGCACGGTCGATACTTTCCTGATCTGGAAACTGACGGGCGGTCGCAGCCACGTGACCGATGCGACCAATGCGGCACGGACCATGCTGTATGATATCCGCGCCGGCCAATGGTCGGACGCCATGTGCGAGCTGTTCGACGTGCCTGCCTCGATGTTGCCAGAGGTGCGCGACAGCGCCGCCAAATTCGGGATGACGCGTAGCGATCTTTTCGGACGCGAGGTGCCGATCATGGGGGTCGCTGGCGATCAGCAAGCCGCGACCGTGGGGCAGGCCTGTTTTCAGCCGGGGATGATGAAATCGACATACGGGACCGGCTGCTTTGCGCTGTTGAACACAGGCGATGACGCGGTCGTGTCGC is drawn from Paracoccus tegillarcae and contains these coding sequences:
- a CDS encoding FAD-dependent monooxygenase, with protein sequence MTAHSNSKILIAGAGPTGLALALVPARHGVPFSLIDKNSGPGQQSRAMNIHARILELYTQMGIAQDIIAKGIKVDTVALRRAESDGPIRGIANFRLGDFGQGLSPFPFMLALPQDQHETALLRHLQTAGGAVEWNTRLAEVTQNEAGITALIEGPDGPSEARFDWAAGCDGAHSQMRRSLGIGFEGGTYPQPFYVADVLLDERFPSDVTMTLGGRLLALVLPLRDGGTQRLIGLLPPDLALRENVDFADIQPRVERLIGMKVAQVNWFSAYHVHHRVADRFQIGRAFLLGDAGHVHSPVGGQGMNTGIGDAINLGWQLAMVAQGRAGPTLLDSYEPERIAFARKLVGTTDTAFRPLIAGGLPGRLARQWMMPALVRLVVRTARGRRTLFRTISQIRIAYPDSPLSRGRAGRLRAGDRLPWVGDEGPDNFAPLQGQRWQLHLYDQPPETLINAARGAGLPLHHWDWTAAAGKVGFRRHTAYLIRPDGHIGWIGAANDGAGLAAYLARNRLHPG
- the glpK gene encoding glycerol kinase GlpK, with amino-acid sequence MTILAIDQGTTSSRALVFSDDLKVQATAQQEFPQHFPKSGWVEHDPDDIWTTVAATARGAIEKAGNPRIDAIGITNQRETTLIWDRKTGQPIHNAIVWQDRRTADLCARLKDEGHEPAVTQTTGLLLDPYFSATKIGWILDQVEGARERAKRGELAFGTVDTFLIWKLTGGRSHVTDATNAARTMLYDIRAGQWSDAMCELFDVPASMLPEVRDSAAKFGMTRSDLFGREVPIMGVAGDQQAATVGQACFQPGMMKSTYGTGCFALLNTGDDAVVSQNRLLTTIAYQLDGRPTYALEGSIFIAGAVVQWLRDGLQIIRDAAETAPLSAKADDSQKLIMVPAFTGLGAPHWNPNARGAVFGLTRNTGPAEFARAALESVGFQTRDLWQAMRADWPNAGDAVLRVDGGMTASEPAMQFLADILGAPVDRPVNTETTAQGAAWLAGFKAGLCPEPEEYAKAWQLDHRFEPQMDQETRDARYAAWGRAVQAVMTV